The Longimicrobium sp. genome segment AGCAGCGCGCCCATCCCCTCGGCGCGCATCTCTTCCGGGCCCAGGATGGTCACCCGCAGCCCCCGCTCGCCGGCGATGCGCTCCGCCGTCTGCGCCAGGTAGGCGGGCGTCGCCACGTTGCCGGGCAGGTTGCCCAGCGTGCGCGCCAGGTTCTCGGCCCGGGCGACGATCTCGCCCACGCGCGCCCCCTCCGCCGCCTCGCCCGCATCCGCGCCCTCGGGGAGCAGGATGGCGGCCTCGTCGACCGAGACGGGAGCGGGCTTCGAGTCATCCGCGGACTTCATCTCCCGGAACTCGTACGCGCCCAGCACCAGCCCCTCGGCCACGGCACGGACGGCCACGCGGTCCGCGATTACGGACGCGGGAAGGGCGAAGGCGACCGACGCCGCGCGCGACTTGGCGGCCTGCTTGGCGGCGGAGCCGGCGGCCCGGCGCAGGCGCTCCGCCGTCAGGTCCGCCGGCTTGCCCACACCCACCAGCAGCACCCGCTCGGCTGGGACGGCGCCCGCGGCGGGAAAAAAGAGCACCGCCTCGCCCATGGTGCCGCGCAGGTCGCCGCGGGTGCGCAGGGCGGCAAGCTGACCGCCCAGCGCCTGATCGAGCGCGGTGAACGCGGCGTCCTGGTCGCCGCCCTCCAGCACGGGCAGGGCGAGCAGCGGGGCGGCATGGCCGGCGGGGTCGGCGCGCAGCGCGGTGATTCTCATGAGCTGGGTTCGGTGATGAAGGACGTCCGTGCGTGGGAGTACCAAGTTCCAAGTACAAAGTGCCAAGTACCAGGTATCCACACTGGGTACTTGGCACTCGGCACTCGGCACCCCCCTTACATGTTCTCGATGATCTTCCGGCCGAACTCGGAGCAGGAAACCTTGGTCGCGCCCTCCATCATCCGCTCGAAGTCGTACGTCACCATCTTCTGGGTGATGGACTGCTCCAGCCCCCTGATGATCAGGTCCGCCGCCTCGCCCCAGCCCATGAAGCGGAGCATCATCTCGCCGGAGAGGATGACGGAGCCCGGGTTCACCATGTCCTTGCCCGCGTACTTGGGCGCCGTGCCGTGCGTGGCCTCGAAGATGGCGTGGCCTGTCAGGTAGTTGATGTTGGCGCCCGGCGCGATGCCGATGCCGCCCACCTGCGCCGCCAGCGCGTCCGACACGTAGTCGCCGTTCAGGTTGAGCGTGGCGATCACGTCGTAGTCGCGCGGCCGGGTGAGGATCTGCTGGAGGAAGGCGTCGGCGATCACGTCCTTCACCATCAGCTCGCGGCCGTCGCGGCGGATCACCTGCCAGGGCCCGCCCTCGTAGTCCACGGCGCCGTACTCGCGCCTGGCGAGCTCGTAGCCCCAGTCGCGGAAGGCGCCCTCGGTGAACTTCATGATGTTGCCCTTGTGCACCAGCGTCAGCGACGAGCGGCCGTTGGCGAACGCGTAGTCCAGCGCCGAGCGGACCAGGCGCTCCGTCCCCTCGCGCGAGACGGGCTTGATGCCGAACCCCGACGTGTCGGGAAAGCGCACCTTCTTGAAGCGCGGGCCGAAGTTCTCGGCCAGCAGCGCGCGGAACTTGGCCGCGTCCTCCGTGCCTTCCTCGAACTCGATGCCGGCGTAGATGTCCTCCGTATTCTCGCGGAAGATCACCATGTCCACGTCGCCCGGTGCCTTCACCGGCGAGGGCACGCCCTCGAACCAGCGCACGGGGCGCACGCAGGCGTACAGGTCCAGCTCCTGGCGCAGCGCCACGTTCAGCGAGCGGATGCCGCCGCCCACGGGGGTGGTCAGCGGGCCCTTGATCCCCACCAGGTACTCGCGGAAGGCGTCCAGCGTGGCCGCGGGGAGCCAGTCGCCCGTCTGGTTGAACGACTTTTCACCCGCCAGCACCTCCATCCACACGATGCGGCGCTCGCCGCCGTAGGCCTTTTCGACCGCGGCGTCGAACACCGGCTGCGAGGCGGCCCAGATGTCGGGGCCGGTGCCGTCGCCCTCGATGAAGGGAAGGACGGGGGTGCTGGGAACCTGCAGCTTCCCATCCTGGATGGTGATGCGCTCGCCGTCCTGCGGAACGGTGGGCTTCCAGTCGCTCGCCATTGCTGTATCTGCGTCAGTGGAGGTGATTGATGCCGAAAACGAAAACCGGGGCGCGGCGGGGAGCCCGCCGCGCCCCGGAAGCGCGAGTCGCGCTGCCCGTCAGCGCTCCGAGATCGGGCGCACCTTCAGGTCGCGCGGGCCGATGTAGTCGCTCCCCGGCCGGATCAGCCGGTTGTCGACGTACTGCTCCATCAGGTGCGCCGTCCACCCCGGCATGCGGGCGATGGCGAACACGGCCGTGAACAGGTCCATCCCGATGCCCAGCGTGGTGTACACCGAGGCCGAGAAGAAGTCGACGTTGGGGT includes the following:
- the icd gene encoding NADP-dependent isocitrate dehydrogenase, whose protein sequence is MASDWKPTVPQDGERITIQDGKLQVPSTPVLPFIEGDGTGPDIWAASQPVFDAAVEKAYGGERRIVWMEVLAGEKSFNQTGDWLPAATLDAFREYLVGIKGPLTTPVGGGIRSLNVALRQELDLYACVRPVRWFEGVPSPVKAPGDVDMVIFRENTEDIYAGIEFEEGTEDAAKFRALLAENFGPRFKKVRFPDTSGFGIKPVSREGTERLVRSALDYAFANGRSSLTLVHKGNIMKFTEGAFRDWGYELARREYGAVDYEGGPWQVIRRDGRELMVKDVIADAFLQQILTRPRDYDVIATLNLNGDYVSDALAAQVGGIGIAPGANINYLTGHAIFEATHGTAPKYAGKDMVNPGSVILSGEMMLRFMGWGEAADLIIRGLEQSITQKMVTYDFERMMEGATKVSCSEFGRKIIENM